The genomic window TTAGAGTTGGGGAATTAAAGATATGTCGACATACAATGAGATGAAGAAAAAAGCAGAATCGGATCAAAACCGTATCGAGTTGCGTAGCGAGAAAGTCCGCAACATGATTGGCGAGATGCCTTCCTTCCTGATTCGTTGGGGGAATACGATCTTGGTGGTTATATTCGTGCTGCTGGCTTTGATTGCTTGGTTTGCATTTTTCAAGAAATGAATGTAGGAATATCTTCTGTTTTTCTTATCTTCGTATCCTAAAGTTTACATATATGGCACAAGATATACGTTGGTTACAGCGATTTCCTAATTATTGTAAGGCTTTGGCTAAATTGGGTCAAGCGGTGGACATTGTATCTTGGCGGTTGGAATTAGCGGACGAGATTGATGAACTTTTGCAAGAAGGATTAATCCAGCGTTTTGAATATACCCGTGAATTAGTCTGGAAGGTGATGAAAGATTATGCGGAATATCAAGGTTATACGGATATTCGAGGTTCACGTGATGCTATACGTAAGGCTTTACAAATAGGGCTTATAGAAGATAAACGATGGATGGAGACAATTGAGGATCGTAATTTGACTTCTCATAATTATGATGACGATGTGGCTTCTGAAATTTATGAGAATATCGTACTGGTTTATTATCCACTATTTTGCCGGTTTGAAGAGAGGATGTTATGTATATCGGAAAATGAGACTAGATGAAGCTGTAAATGAAATATGGATTGAGTGACATAGAATTGAATAAGTTGCGTGAGTTTTACGCTCGATACGAGGATATTGAGGAAGTAATACTTTACGGTTCGCGAGCTAAGGGAAACCATAAACCTTTTTCGGACGTGGATATATCTTTGGTGGGGGCAAACTTGACACGTAGTCGGTTAAATCAGATTGCGTTTGCGATTGATGATTTATTATTACCTTATCAGTTTGATCTCTCTATTTTTCATAAATTGACGAATATGGAATTGGTTGATCATATTCGGAGAGTCGGAATATCTATTTTTTGTAAAGATTGTTCTCAGCCTCCTGCGTGAGCGGTCTTGTAAGCCCACAAGATGATTCTCGGGGGCTTACGTGAGTGCTGACGTTATTTCGCGTATCCTACCGGATGATTGATCATCGGGATTTGGGAGTCGGATAGCTTCAACACTTTTTTCAAAGCATCAGCCTCCATGCTGCCGCGGGGAACCGTTACCAAGCCACATCCAGAGCAGAACAAGGCGATATTCTGAGAGACCAGCCCGGCATCTAAGGCTCCAAAGCGCTCACGTAATTGTGGTGTACCTACATTGCCGAATTTGGAAACATCAGAAACCATCAATAGACAAGCGGGAGCTGAGTTCACGGAGGTTTGCTTTCCTCCGATCAGTGGACGGTGATCGCCTTCCGCTACCGGGTTCAGTTGATGGGCTTTCGGATCATACAGATAAGCGCCCTCTTCCATCAATACGTAGACATCCACATCTTGCTTATTCAAGGCAGAAGCGGCGGTACGTTTCCCATCCTCCCGGTTGATACCGATAGCGGCCCACATCAAATCGGAAAGATCTTGTAGGCTGAGTTTCTTGTTGGCAAACTCGCGCTCGGAGTGACGGTCTGCCAAGGCTTTCATTACCGAAGCGCCCCGGGTCTTGTCGGGAGCATTCAACTTAATGGCTTTTAAACTCTGGGCTTGCAGACTCGTCAAACCCAACATCAAAGTGGCTAATACACAAAAGATAGTTCTCATGACATTGTATTTTAAAGAATTACGAATGCAAAAATAACAATATATTCGTTTTCTCAAAGATTCCTAGGATTATTGTGCAACCTATTTTACTTGATGTCCGTCTATTATGAAAAAATACTCTTTTTTCAGACTTCTTTAGAAGAAAAAGGAAATATGAACATTATTAATGACTTTATTTGTACGATGAAATCGTAAATAGTGTAATTTGCAGTAAAATGTATTATTTTTATAGTGATAGATGAACGTATGAAAGAGAAATTGTTTGCCTTATTTTGGGTACTGTTCTTTGCGCTTCCTCTGTATGCGCAAGCGGACAAGACAGGTTCCTATTCAATTAAGGGACAGGTGTTAGACTCGCTGAGTAACGAGTCCGTACCCTATGCGACGTTGAGAATTGCTTTAGCGAAGACCCCCGATAAGCCGGTCAAGCTTTTAGCGTGTGATGTGGATGGTAAGTTTCAGGCACCATTGAGTAGCGCCGGTAAATACATCATCTCTATGCAATCGATAGGAAAAGCTCCTGCCGAGAAAACATTTACGATCTCGGATAAACAGAGGAACTTGGATTTGGGTAAGTTGTATATGCAGGAGGATAACCAGCGGCTGGGGGAAGTGACGGTTACGGCACAGAAACCTTTGGTGAAGGCTGAGATCGATAAACTTACCTATAGCTTGGAAGATGATCCGGAGGCACAGACAAACAATACATTGGAAATGCTGCGCAAGGTACCGATGGTAACCGTGGACGGAGATGACCAAATCCAATTGAAAGGCTCCACGAACTTTAAGATCTACATGAATGGCAAGCCTTCTAACCTGTTGAGTAACAATCCAGCTGAGGTATTGAAGAGTATGCCGGCCAATTCCGTGAAAAACATAGAGGTGATTACAGACCCGGGCGCTAAATATGACGCTGAGGGTATCGGTGGTATTATTAATATCATTACGACGAAAAACGCTCTACAAGGATATACTGGTACGGTTCGTGTGAACGGTAGTTCGTTGGGGCGTGTAGGCGGTGGCGGCTATATATCCCTTAAAGCAGGTAAGTTCGGGTTGACAGCGAATTATAATTACAATTATAATAGGGAGCCTTGGAATGAGTCTACCTCGATACGTGAGGATTTGGAAAATGACGAGCAACATTTCTTGACGCAAAATGGACGTAGGAAGAATAACGGACCCTTCCAGTTTGGTTCGCTGGAAGGTAGTTATGAGATCGACTCCTTGAACTTGCTGACCGTAGGGGCGAACTTATTCCATGGTAAGATGACGAACCGTTCGGAATACACGGTGAATATGCAGGATATCAATCGTAATCCGGTATACGATTATAATCGTAATTCCGACGCTACGGAAACGTTTGGTTCTACGGACGTGAGCGTGGATTACCAACACTCTACCCATAAAAAAGATGAGTTGCTGACGATCTCCTACCGTTTCAGCCATTCTCCCAATGATAACAAGGATTATACGGAATTAAAGAATGTCGTGAATTACAATCCTTGGCTCGGCTATCCGCAAAATAATATCAACAAGGCTTCTACGAACGAGCACACCGGGCAGGTGGATTATACGACCCCTACGTGGAAGGATCAGACCTTGGAGGTTGGCGCAAAATATATATTCCGCCAGAGCCGGAGTAATACGGATCGTACCGCTTTCAACGATTCGTTGAATATATGGGAGGACATAACTTCTAAAGATAGCCATTTCCGTCATACCCAACATATCTATTCCGCTTATCTGGGCTATTCGATGAAGTTTGATAAGTTTGGCGTGAAGGCGGGGGTACGTGCGGAAGGAACCGCTTTGGACGTGAAATATGAGATGGCTCCCGATATGAACTTTGATACCCATTATTTCGACGTGGTGCCAAACGCTACGGTCTCTTATCAATTGAGTATGGCGCAACAGCTTCGCTTGGGGTATAATATGCGTATCCAGCGTCCGGGTATCTGGTATTTGAATCCTTATGTAAACAATGCGGACCCACAGAACATATCCTTCGGTAACCCGAATCTGGACTCGGAGAAAAGTAATAATATAAACTTGAACTATAGTATGTTCGCCCAGAAATTCAGCATTAACGCGAGCGCTACTTATACGTTCGTCAATAATTCGATCGAGCAATATACCTTTATCGATCCGGAGAATCCGGGTGTTTTCCAAACCACCTACGGTAATATCGGAAAGAAACAATCTACCGGCTTATTCGTATACGCAAATTGGAATCCGGTTCCTTTGTTCCGTATCTATATGAATGGTGGAATGGATTATACGGATTTGAAGAGCGAAAAGAATGATATGGCGAATAGTGGATTCAGCGGACGTATTTTCGCCGGTACGCAGTTTAATTTCCCGTTGGATTTCCGTGTGAACATACAGGGAGGATATTTCTCTCCTTGGATCCAGTTACAGGGGAAAGGCTCTCCATTCTATTTCACGGGAATCTCCGTGAACAAGGATTTCTTGAAGAAAAAGCTATCTGTCCAGTTGTCTTTCCAAAACCCCTTCTGGAAGCGAATGAAGATGGAAAATACTACTTCCGATGATACCTTCTTCCGTCGTGAGATCAATTACCGTACGATGAGAATGTTAATGGTTAGTGTATCTTATCGTTTTGGCACCTTGAAAGATGCCATCAAGAAAGTAAAAAGAGGTATCAGCAACGATGATATGAAGAGCGGCGGTTCCGGCGGCGGCGAGCAACAGATGTAAGAAATATAGCTTTGAACATGGAGCACACGCTCCGTGTGTTCCGTGTTCAATATAATAATTAAACCTTTTCTTTTGCCATCTTCTATATACTTTCTATCTTTACGATCTGAAAAACAGTTGGAGAATGAAGAATAGACTATTTGTTAACAATAATACTATTATACTATTCCTTTTTATTATAGGAAGTATCCTATTCATAGAGTTGAATTTTCGGTATTGGTATCGTTTTCTGGAGCAGTATATGATGTTTCAGACTACCGGTAGTTATTTCCAAGACCGATTGGCCGAACCGGGTGGATTGAATGAATATGTGACTGAGTTCTTATCGCTCGCGTTTATCCATCCTTATGGAGCTTCGGTAGTGATCGCTTTATTATTAGGACTGATCTCCGGCTGTTTTTTCCTTTACTTAAAAGCTTGTGGGGTGCGTGCCTCTATGTTGGCGGCTATTCTTCCCTCTTTTTTAATTTGGATCTATCCGCTGGAGTCAATCGCCTTGTTGACGATGCTCGCTTTCGTGCAGGTTCTTGCGTATTTGTATACTTCAATCAAGATTGATTGGCTTCGTTATCTCTTTGGCTTCTTGTTTTTGGGGGGCTCTTATTTTTTTGCGGCACCCGCTAATTTATTATTGGCCTTATTGATCGCAGTTTATGAGTGTTGTGCTAAAGAGGATAAGGCTCGTTTTGGAGTAGCCATTATCGCTATCGCTTGGGGAGGTTTGCAACCGTTGATCGCCATGCGTACGGTTTATATTCTTCCGATGCGGGAAGCGTTCTTCAGCAAACATCTATGCCATCCCGAATATCCGATACCTAATTCTTTAGGATATATCGGGCTTTCATATCCTTTGATCGTTTTAATTCTTTATTATGTAAGGAACCGGGTTTTTATCCGTAAGGAATCTTGGAAGCGAATCGTTTCTTACGCTTTCCTTCTGATAGCGATGACTTATGGGATTCTCTATAAGAAAGACCCGATGGAGCAGGCCTATCGGTACGATTACTATGCACGGCAGGGAGAATGGCAAGAGATAGTCTCACATGCTCGTGCGCATTCGGTCCGGGATATGGATGCCCTGATTTATTTGAATCTGGCTTTATCACATACGGGACGATTTTCTGGCGATTTGATGCGTTTCCCTCAGATCGGGGTGGAGGGCTTTATCCCGCACGATCCGAAAAGCCGGATGGGATTGATCGAGGCGAGCGAGGTTGCTTGGCAAGTAGGGCAGGTAAACGCAGCGCAACGTTTCGCCTTTGTGGGTGTATTAAGCTCGCAACGTTGCGTGCAGCCTCGTTTGATGAAGCGTTTGGTGGAGACTTATCTGGTAACCGGCGAATACCGTGCCGCCGAGAAATATATTAAGATTCTTGAATCGACTCCCCACTACAGGGATTGGGCAAAAGCGCAGCGCCCGTTGCTCGACTCCGTGGTTTGTGCCTCTACCGATTGGATAAAGGCGAAGCGGGCGGTACTTCCGGTAACGGATAATCCCTTAGACTTGACCTTGACATTTCCCAATGCGCTGGCTTTCTTGATCGACGATCATGCCGATAATCGTCCGGCTTTTGAGTATGGAATGGGATACTTATTGGTTTATAAAGACTTGATGACATTTATGCATTATATGGAATTGATGAAAGAGCGAGGCGAGTCATTTCCCGTTCTCTATCAGGAGGCTATATGCCTGTTTTTCGCTGCCGTGCAGAAAGACCCGGAGGCGTTCAAAAGCTATCCGATCAGTTCGGAGGTACAAAACCGCTTTCTGCAATTTATGAAAGTGGCTCGAGGCATGCCTCCTGCCGCCTTGAAAGCGCAGTTTGGCGATACCTATTATTATTACGCTCAATTTACCCCGACTCCTAAACGACAATAATTATGATGGATAATACGAGGAAACGAAAGATCGTCCGAAACTTTGTGATCGGATATTTACTATTGCAAGTTCTGGTTATTGTACTATACTTGGGTTTTTGGGCGGTACATCCGGGTGGCTTTGTTGTTGCCGAGAACGAACGCATGTCTCCCCCGCCGATGTTCCCGGATTACCAAGGGGTTACTATACCTTATAATATAGCCCCATTGAATTTCCGTATTGACGTGCCCGCTGAAAAATGCTATGCGAAGATCGAGGGTAGCGAGCAGGGGGTGTTTGAGTATTACGGAACGAATACGATCTGTTTTAAGTCCAAGGATTGGGAACGGCTTACCCGTGCGAATAAAGGTAAAGCCTTTTTTGTAACGATCACGACGAAAGAGGGAGACAAATGGACTAAATGGGCACCATTCTCTGTCTATATCAGTGATCAAGCGATCGACTCTCATTTAGTATACCGTTTGATAGAGCCGGGATACGAGAAATGGCATATTGTGGGTATTTATCAGCGGAATTTGGAGTCGTTTGACGAACAGCCGATTATCCGTAACGATATGACTGGCTATAATTGTATGAACTGCCATTCTTTTTGTATGGGAGACCCGGGGCAGATGATGTTCCATATGCGTGCGGCGAATGGGGGAACTTATATTGTCCAAGACAAGAAAATCAGTAAATTGAATACGAAAACGAATGGGACGATCAGTAATATGACGTATCCTTTCTGGCATCCTTCCGGGCGCTATATCACCACATCGGTAAATGATATCAAACAGTTTTTCCATTCCGTGAAAGAGAAAAAGATGGAAGTGTTCGACTTGGAGTCCGATGTGGTGGTGTATGACGTGAAAAACAAAGAAATCCTTTCGAAAGCCTCATTGATCACAAAAGATGCATTCGAGACTTTCCCTGCGTTCTCTCCGGATGGTAAATGGCTTTATTTCTGTACGGCCCCGGCCCAGAAGATGCCGGAGAATTATGATAAGGTACGTTATAATCTCTGTCGTGTTGCGTTTGATCCGGATCGTGGCGAGATCAGCTTCCCGATCGATACGTTGGTACATGCGGATAGCTTGAGCTATACATTTCCCCGTATCTCTCCCGATGGACGTTTCCTGATGTACACGGAAACCGCTTATGGGCAGTTCCCTATTTGGCACCCGGATGCGGAGATCCGGATGATGGATTTGGAGAATCGGACAGCGATGGATATGTCTGCGTTGAATAGCCCGGATACGGATAGCTATCATTCTTGGAGTAGTAATAGTGATTGGGTCGTATTTAGTAGCCGCCGGGATAACGGTTTATATACTTTACCTTATATTTGTCATATAGGGAAAGACGGTAAGCCTTCGAAACCGTTCTTATTGCCTCAAGAAGATCCGGATAAGTATGACTATCAGTTGTATTCCTACAATATTCCGGAATTGACGAAAGGTGCCGTAGAGGTCAGCCCCTATGAGATCCAGCAAGTAGCCGAGAAAAATAAACCGGAGCAGGTTCGGTTTAAATGACCGGATCTATTTATATTCGCGTATAAATAAGAGATAAGATGACAAAAGATATTATAGCCGAATCTGTACAAAACGATTTACGGTATTTGCAATTGTTGGCACGGAGTTTCCCGACGATCGCGGATGCCAGTACGGAGATCATTAATCTGGAGGCGATCTTGAACCTACCGAAGGGTACGGAGCACTTCTTGAGTGATTTGCATGGCGAGGATCAAGCCTTTAGCCATGTGCTGAGAAACGCTTCCGGTGCCGTAAAGCGCAAGGTGAACGAGATTTTCAGTAATACGCTCCGGGAATCCGAGAAGAAGGAGCTTTGTTCCTTGATTTATTATCCGGAGGATAAGCTGGAACTGATCAAGAGCCAAGAGCAAGATCTGGAAGATTGGTATCAAGTTACCTTGAATCAATTGGTACGTGTTTGCCGGAACGTGTCCTCCAAATACACCCGTTCGAAAGTACGTAAGGCTTTACCCAAGGAGTTCTCCTATATTATTCAGGAGTTATTGCACGAGTCTTCCGTAGAGCCGAATAAATCCGCTTATGTGGATCAGATTATTTGTACGATCATCTCCACGGGACGTGCGGACGATTTCATTATCGCTATGTGTAACTTGATCCAACGGTTGACAATCGACCTGTTACATATCATCGGCGATATTTACGATCGGGGTCCGGGCGCTCATCTGATCATGGATATCCTTTGCGATTACCATAATTTCGATGTTCAATGGGGTAATCATGATATCTTGTGGATGGGAGCCGCTTCCGGTAATTTGGTAAGTATCGCCAACGTGATTCGTATGTGTTTACGCTTTGGTAATATGGCTACCTTAGAAGATGGATATGGTATCAATCTTTTGCCGTTGGCCACTTTCGCGATGGAGGCGTATGGGGATGATCCTTGCGCGTTATTCATGCCGAAAACAAAGTTCGCCGATAATGCAATGGATGAGAAGACCACCCGTTTGATCGCCCAGATGCACAAGGCGATCACCATCATCCAGTTCAAGCTGGAGGGTGAGATCATCCGCCGTCGTCCGGAGTTTGAGATGGATGACCGGATGTTGTTGCACCATATCGATCTGAAGCGGGGAGTGGTTCATATCGATGGAAAGGATTATACGCTTAAAGATACTAACTGGCCTACTTTAGACCCGAAAGATCCGTATCGTCTTTCTATTGAGGAAGAGGATTTGATCCGAAAGATATTGCATTCTTTTGAGAGCAGCGAGAAGATGAAAAAGCATATGCGTTGTTTCTTCCGGCATGGGGGAATGTATCAGGTTTGTAATTCCAATTTACTGTTTCATGCCTCTATCCCGATGAATCCGGATGGTACATTTAAGTCAGTACGTATCTTGGGGCAGGATTATAAGGGCCGTGCTTTGTTGGACCGTGTAGACCAACTGATCCGTACGGCTTATTTCAAGACCGGGGAACAGGAAGAAGTGGAATATGCGCATGATTATATCTGGTATCTTTGGGGCGGCAAGGACTCCCCGTTATTCGATAAAAGCAAGATGGCTACTTTCGAGCGTGCCTTTATCGAAGAGGCCGAGACTCATAAGGAGGAAAAAGGCGCTTATTATACGTTACGAGAGCAAGAGGAAATTTGTGATAAGATATTGGATGAGTTTGGGGTGACCGGTATGCATCGGCATATCATCAACGGACATGTCCCTGTCCGTTCCAATCAAGGTGAGAATCCCATTAAGGCGAATGGCAAGATGTTGGTAATCGATGGCGGTTTCTCCCGTCCGTATCATTTGGAAACCGGTATCGCGGGCTATACATTAGTATATCACTCCCGTGGTTTCCAGCTTGTGCAACACGAACCCTTCGAATCCCGGGCGAAAGCGATCGAGGAAGGCTTGGATATCAAATCCACCACGATCGTGGTAGAATTAAGCTCCCATCGCCAGATGGTGAAAGATACGGATAAGGGTGCGGATCTTCAAAGCCAGATCAAGGACTTGGAGAAACTTCTTTACGCCTATCGGAATGGGTTGATAAAGGAGAAGGAGAGGATGGAGAGATAGATTTTAGCGTAGTCCGTCCAGAACTATAGACAAGGATAAAGGGAGATTGACAAATTGACATTTTGTATTTTAAAGTCCCGGAGAATCGATTTTTCCGGGCTTATGGGCGTAAGGCTTCCGAAATTGAATGAAAATAATGGCAACACCTTGTCTTGTAGATGTATATCGTTTCCCTCCCTTTTCTTCCAGCGAAAAAGAGAGCCTCTATTTCTTGCTTAACAAGTAAAAGGAGGCTTTTTTATTCGGAAGTGATTGGTTTTTCATTCGGAAGTGATGCGAATCACAGTCGGAAGTATGCTACAACACTACCGTAAGTACCTTATAATACTACTGTAAGTATCTTACAACAGGGTTGTAATCGAGGGAAAAGTACTCTTTTTCTACCTTAAAACCACTAAAGAAACGATTTTCTCCTTATTTATGTTTGTAGATGAGCCTGTCGGGGAAAAGGATGTGTCACTATAAGTGGCTTATCGAAATGAAAACGTCACTCTTTAGGTTTATCCGTTGACATTTATTTTGATCTACCGAAAGACCTCCTGTTTGATTTTCCTTACTTTTTTACATAATCATAGTTTATTTTAAAAAATTAAGTTACATTTGCCATGGAAATTCTCAATTGTATTTGTGAATTAAATGATCGTTAACCTAAAAATTAAGTAATTATGCAACGAAAGAAAATCTTTGATTCTTTCAAACACTGGAATGTAGCCATACTTTCCGTGTTAATGTCTTTTTGCATGACAGCCGCTTTTGCCCAGTCTGGCGCTGTTAAAGGAAAAGTTCTGGACGAACTAGGTGAGCCTATTATCGGGGCGAATATCGTGGAAAAAGGTACTACCAACGGTACCATCACTGATATTGACGGTAACTACACCCTTAGTGTGAATGACCTGAAAAAAGCAATTCTCCAAGTGTCTTTTATCGGTTACAACTCGGTAGAGGAAGCTGTGAAAGGGCGCTCTGCCGTAGATGTTAAGCTTGGTGCCTCTGTCGTGAATCTGGGAGAGGTTGTAGCTATCGGTTATGGTACGCAGACTCGTAGGGAGATTACCGGTTCCGTAGCGAACATTTCCGAGGAAAATTTTAATAAAGGAGTGAATCGTGACGCGTCCGACTTGCTGCAAGGTAAGGTAGCGGGTCTGACTATTACGTCTGGTTCCGGTGATGTAACTCGTAGTTCCCAGATTCAATTACGTGGTACTTCTACCTTGCAGAACGACCAAGGCCCGATGATCGTGATCGATGGTGTTCCGGGTGGTGATATGTCTACTGTATCACCTTCGGATATTGAGTCAATCTCTGTATTGAAAGATGCTTCTTCTGCCGCTATTTACGGTTCTCGTGCCGCTGGTGGTGTAATCTTGATCACAACGAAGAGAGGTTCCGGTTCCAGAACCCAGATCAATTATGATGGTTATCTTACCGCCTCTACCATTGCGAACAAGCCCGACATGTTGAACGCTTCTGAGTGGCGTGCCGCTAATAAGGCGTTGGGTAAAGATATCTCTACTTATGATAAGTACAACTCGGACACGGATTGGTTCGATGAGATGACTCGTGTAGGTGTTTCTCAACAACACGCTCTTTCTTTGTCGGGTGGTTCTTCTAAGAGTAATTATCGTGCTTCTTATACTTTCTTGGATCGTAACGGTGTGGCTCGCGATAACTACATGACTCGTCATAGCTTCCGTTTCCAGTTCCAGCAACGTGCTATCAACGACCGTTTACGTATTGGATTAACGGGTGCCGCAACGCTGACGGATATGCAGATGCCGTTTTCTGATGACTATATCTTGGCTTACAATATGCTTCCGGTTTATCCGGTTTATAATGCGGACGGCTCTTATTTCACGGATGCCAACCACAATTATGATCAAGGTAACCCGGTTCAGAACCAAGATCAGAACTATAAGAAAGCAGCTAATAACTACTTCTATGGACAAGGTGATGTACAGTTCTCTATTTTGGATGGACTGACAACCAAGGTGAACCTGTATAAGAGCCGTTTCTCATCTGACTATAGCGAATGGCAAGATCCTCGGAACTCTCGTGGACAGGGTGATACGGGTAAGGCAATCCGTCGTAATAGACTATGGGATCGTAACTTGTTAGAGTGGACCGCTAATTATACGAAAGCTTTTGGCTCGGCAGAGGAGCATAAGGTCGATGCTATCGTTGGTTATTCTTGGGAAAATAACTTGTACGCCGACCAGAAATCGGAGGCTACGAATTTCGCCGTAGGATCGATGGGCGCTGATAATATCCAATCCGGAAACTTGCTGAAGATCGGTAATGTTACTTCCAGCCGGAATGAATATAAACTGATCTCTTTGTTCGCTCGTGCGCATTATAGCTTTAAAGAGCGGTATATGATTACGGCTACGGTTCGCCGAGATGGTTCTTCCAAATTCGGTGCTAACCATAAGTGGGGTACTTTCCCTTCAGTTTCCGCTGCTTGGGGTATCAGCCAAGAGTCTTTCATGAAAGATACGAAGTGGATCAATGATTTGAAATTACGTGCAGGTTACGGAATTACCGGTAACCAAGATGGTTTGAGACCTTATAAGTCATTGGATTTGTATTCAGCTTCTGGTACTTATTATAACAACGGATCTTGGCCGACAGCTTTCCGTCCTTCACAGAACGCGAACCCGAACTTGAAATGGGAGCAGACTGCTATGTTAAATATCGGTTTGGACTTCACCTTGTTCAATAGTCGTTTGAGCGGTACGATCGAATGGTACGACAAGCGTACGAAAGATATGCTTTACAACTATGAGGTTTCTACTCCTACTTACGTATACAATCAGATTCAAGCGAATGTAGGTGATATGAAGAATACAGGTGTTGAGATCTTATTGAACTTAGACGTGATCCGTAATAAGGACTTTACGTGGACAACCTCTCTCAATCTTGCTCATAACAAGAATGAGATCACAAAACTGTCTAATGAATTGTTCTCTACGGGACGTGTTTACGTGGGTGATCCTTGGATTCGCGGTGCTTCAGGTGTGACTTCACACGTAGTTGAGGAAGGTCGCCCGGTCGGACAGTTCTTCATGCTGAAATGTAATGGCCTTGATGAGAATGGTAAATTTATCATTGAGGATATAAATGGTGACG from Parabacteroides distasonis ATCC 8503 includes these protein-coding regions:
- a CDS encoding nucleotidyltransferase substrate binding protein produces the protein MAQDIRWLQRFPNYCKALAKLGQAVDIVSWRLELADEIDELLQEGLIQRFEYTRELVWKVMKDYAEYQGYTDIRGSRDAIRKALQIGLIEDKRWMETIEDRNLTSHNYDDDVASEIYENIVLVYYPLFCRFEERMLCISENETR
- a CDS encoding outer membrane beta-barrel family protein, encoding MKEKLFALFWVLFFALPLYAQADKTGSYSIKGQVLDSLSNESVPYATLRIALAKTPDKPVKLLACDVDGKFQAPLSSAGKYIISMQSIGKAPAEKTFTISDKQRNLDLGKLYMQEDNQRLGEVTVTAQKPLVKAEIDKLTYSLEDDPEAQTNNTLEMLRKVPMVTVDGDDQIQLKGSTNFKIYMNGKPSNLLSNNPAEVLKSMPANSVKNIEVITDPGAKYDAEGIGGIINIITTKNALQGYTGTVRVNGSSLGRVGGGGYISLKAGKFGLTANYNYNYNREPWNESTSIREDLENDEQHFLTQNGRRKNNGPFQFGSLEGSYEIDSLNLLTVGANLFHGKMTNRSEYTVNMQDINRNPVYDYNRNSDATETFGSTDVSVDYQHSTHKKDELLTISYRFSHSPNDNKDYTELKNVVNYNPWLGYPQNNINKASTNEHTGQVDYTTPTWKDQTLEVGAKYIFRQSRSNTDRTAFNDSLNIWEDITSKDSHFRHTQHIYSAYLGYSMKFDKFGVKAGVRAEGTALDVKYEMAPDMNFDTHYFDVVPNATVSYQLSMAQQLRLGYNMRIQRPGIWYLNPYVNNADPQNISFGNPNLDSEKSNNINLNYSMFAQKFSINASATYTFVNNSIEQYTFIDPENPGVFQTTYGNIGKKQSTGLFVYANWNPVPLFRIYMNGGMDYTDLKSEKNDMANSGFSGRIFAGTQFNFPLDFRVNIQGGYFSPWIQLQGKGSPFYFTGISVNKDFLKKKLSVQLSFQNPFWKRMKMENTTSDDTFFRREINYRTMRMLMVSVSYRFGTLKDAIKKVKRGISNDDMKSGGSGGGEQQM
- a CDS encoding TolB family protein, whose translation is MMDNTRKRKIVRNFVIGYLLLQVLVIVLYLGFWAVHPGGFVVAENERMSPPPMFPDYQGVTIPYNIAPLNFRIDVPAEKCYAKIEGSEQGVFEYYGTNTICFKSKDWERLTRANKGKAFFVTITTKEGDKWTKWAPFSVYISDQAIDSHLVYRLIEPGYEKWHIVGIYQRNLESFDEQPIIRNDMTGYNCMNCHSFCMGDPGQMMFHMRAANGGTYIVQDKKISKLNTKTNGTISNMTYPFWHPSGRYITTSVNDIKQFFHSVKEKKMEVFDLESDVVVYDVKNKEILSKASLITKDAFETFPAFSPDGKWLYFCTAPAQKMPENYDKVRYNLCRVAFDPDRGEISFPIDTLVHADSLSYTFPRISPDGRFLMYTETAYGQFPIWHPDAEIRMMDLENRTAMDMSALNSPDTDSYHSWSSNSDWVVFSSRRDNGLYTLPYICHIGKDGKPSKPFLLPQEDPDKYDYQLYSYNIPELTKGAVEVSPYEIQQVAEKNKPEQVRFK
- a CDS encoding nucleotidyltransferase domain-containing protein, producing MKYGLSDIELNKLREFYARYEDIEEVILYGSRAKGNHKPFSDVDISLVGANLTRSRLNQIAFAIDDLLLPYQFDLSIFHKLTNMELVDHIRRVGISIFCKDCSQPPA
- a CDS encoding SagB/ThcOx family dehydrogenase, whose translation is MRTIFCVLATLMLGLTSLQAQSLKAIKLNAPDKTRGASVMKALADRHSEREFANKKLSLQDLSDLMWAAIGINREDGKRTAASALNKQDVDVYVLMEEGAYLYDPKAHQLNPVAEGDHRPLIGGKQTSVNSAPACLLMVSDVSKFGNVGTPQLRERFGALDAGLVSQNIALFCSGCGLVTVPRGSMEADALKKVLKLSDSQIPMINHPVGYAK
- a CDS encoding DUF6057 family protein; the protein is MKNRLFVNNNTIILFLFIIGSILFIELNFRYWYRFLEQYMMFQTTGSYFQDRLAEPGGLNEYVTEFLSLAFIHPYGASVVIALLLGLISGCFFLYLKACGVRASMLAAILPSFLIWIYPLESIALLTMLAFVQVLAYLYTSIKIDWLRYLFGFLFLGGSYFFAAPANLLLALLIAVYECCAKEDKARFGVAIIAIAWGGLQPLIAMRTVYILPMREAFFSKHLCHPEYPIPNSLGYIGLSYPLIVLILYYVRNRVFIRKESWKRIVSYAFLLIAMTYGILYKKDPMEQAYRYDYYARQGEWQEIVSHARAHSVRDMDALIYLNLALSHTGRFSGDLMRFPQIGVEGFIPHDPKSRMGLIEASEVAWQVGQVNAAQRFAFVGVLSSQRCVQPRLMKRLVETYLVTGEYRAAEKYIKILESTPHYRDWAKAQRPLLDSVVCASTDWIKAKRAVLPVTDNPLDLTLTFPNALAFLIDDHADNRPAFEYGMGYLLVYKDLMTFMHYMELMKERGESFPVLYQEAICLFFAAVQKDPEAFKSYPISSEVQNRFLQFMKVARGMPPAALKAQFGDTYYYYAQFTPTPKRQ